AGCAACCTGGGCGCGGAGCGGGCCAGCGGGGAGCGGGGCACCCTGCGCCGCACCCTCAGCGGCCTGGGCTTTCAGGAGGTCGTGACCTACACCTTCACCAGCGACGAGGAGGCCGAAAAAGCCCGCAGCGAGCGCCCCGGTGTGCGCCTGCGTAATCCCCTCACCGCCGACCGTACCGGGATGAGGACGGCCCTCTACCCCAGCCTGCTGAAGGCGGCCCAGGCCCACCCGAAGGGCGAGCGCGTGCTGCTCTTCGAACTCGGGCGCATCTTCCCGGCGCAAGGCGAGCAGGAACGCCTGGGCCTGCTGATGCGCGGTCCCCTCGCGCCGCAGACGCACGCGCCGGGGGTGGCGGGGTCGTTCGGCGTCTTCAAGGGGCTGGTGGAGGCCTTCGCCGCCAGCCTGGGCGCGACGCTGGACATCCGGCAGGTGCGCGGGGAGGCCGTGCCCCCCGCCCTCCACCCCGGCATCGCGGGCGAGGTCGTGTGGAACGGCGTGCCGGTGGGCTGGCTGGGCGCGCTGCACCCCGAAATCGCGGGGGACTTCGGCTTGAAGGGTGACACCTTCCTGCTGGAAGCCGCCCTGCCGCTGCCGGGCCGCTCCTGGGCCTTCCGTGACCCCAGCCGCGCCCCCGCTGCCTGGCGCGACCTCGCCGTGATTGCCCCCACCACCGTCAGCTACGGCGAGATGGCGGCCCTGCTGCGGCAGGAGGCGGGCGAGCTGCTCGAAAGCGTGGAGCCGTTCGACGTGTACGAGGGCGCGCCCATCCCCGAGGGGCAGCGCAGCGTGGCCGTGCGCCTGGTCTTCCGCGGCCAGAAGACCCTCACCGACGCCGAGGTGGACCCCATCATGGACCGCCTGATGGACGCCGTGCGGGCGCAGGGCTGGGGCATCCGCGAGAAGTAATACTGATTCCGATTGAAGGGTGTTGAAAACACCCGGAAATCCGACCAGAGGGAGAAGGAACAAGGGCGGATTTCGGGAGATGGATGAACAGACGGTGCCCTCCCGACTGTTCAGGAATCGGACGGAATCCGTATGAAGGAGGCTGTTTCATGCCCGCCAGCAGTACCGGAATTGGACTTGAACGCCTGGCCGTGCGCGTCCTGCTGCGGCTCCAGGCCGAGCCGGGCAGGTACACCGCCCGCAGCCTCGCCCGCGAACTGGGCGAGACGCCCAACCGCGTGAACCGCGTCATCCTCGCCATCGAGGACGAGGTCGGCATCGAGCGGGAGGGAGCCTACGGCGTGATTACGGTGAAGAGCCGGAACGAGACCTGAGCAGGTGTTAGCTGGAGGCCGGGGCAGCAACGCTCCGGCCCTCGCCGTCTCGCCACTGCGCCACCATCGCCTGGAGGAGCGGCCCGCTGAGGTCAGCCTCCGGGGGGAGGTTGCCCGGAGCGAACCATGCCGCGCCGTGAATCTCGTCGGGGGGCAGGGTCAGCCGCCCCGTGACCCCGTGTGCCCGGTAGAGGACGCTCACGTTGTCAATCACGTCCCCGTGCGGGTAGGTGAAGCGGTACTTGGCCCCGGCATACAGCCGCAGCGGTTCGAGGTGGTCGGCCTCCAGGCCCGTTTCCTCGAACAGTTCGCGCCGGGCGCACTCCGCCAGGCTCTCGCCGGGTTCCAGACTGCCGCCAGGCAGGGTCCAGCCTCCAGCGCCGCCGTGCCGCAGCAGCAGCAACTGCCCCGCCTCATCCGTCACCAGCACGTTTGCGCCGGGAGCGAAGAGGGGACGCGGGCCGACCCGCCGCCTCAGCGCCAGCAGGTGATTCCCGACGGGCGGCGCGTCCGGCACGGGCAGCAGCGGGAGGGGCGGCAGGCCCACGCGGGCGCGCAGAACGTTCATGCTCACGCGGTTGATGTTGCTGTTCAGGGGCGGCAGGTCGTCCAGAGCGAACCACGCCAGGGCCAGCGTCTCGCCGCTGTCGTCAGGCTGGGCACCGGCCAGCGCCGCGGCGGGCAGGGTGCCGTGCGTCCGCAGGCCGACCAGATAAATCTCGTGGCCGTTGGGGTAGCGGTGGTAGAACTCTGGCCCGCTCACCAGCCCTTCCTCCAGGGGCAGGGGCGCGATGTTCGGACAGGTCAGGCCCGTTTCCTCCCGCAGCTCCCGGTGCGCGGCTTCCAGAAACGTCTCGCCCGGCTCCAGCCCCCCGCCCAGCACGCCCCACAGGCCATCGTCCCCCCGCTGCTGGAGAAGAACGCGGCCCTGTTCGTCCTGAATCAGGACGCTCACACCGACAGAAACCAGGGGCGCGCTTCCCCACAGGGCGCGCAGTTCGGACAGGTAGGACATGCCCCGCACCCTAGCGGCTCCCGGCGCGTAGCGTGAGGGCATGACCGACACCCGCGCCACCGACCCCGCCTGGACCGACACCGACTGGAGCTTCGAGACGACCGCCGTGCAGACCGGCATTCCGCGCGGGCTGGGCGAGACGGTCGGCATCCCGGTTCACCAGGCCGCCGCCTTCCAGTTCAGCACGCTGGAGGAGGCGCAGAGCGAGTTTCAGCAGAACTCGGGCCTCAGCTACGCCCGGCTGCAAAACCCGACCGTGCGTGCGCTGGAAGAACGCCTTACCGCGCTGGAGGGCGGCGCGGCGACCGTGGCGCTCGCCAGCGGGCAGGCGGCGACCCTCACCGCTATCCTCAGCGTGTGCCGGGCGGGGGACCACGTGGTGTCCACCGCCAGCGTATTCGGTGGAACGGCGGGCCTGCTGAACAACATCCTGCCGCTGATGGGGATTTCCGCGACCCTGACTTCGAACACGCCTGAGGCCATCCAGGCCGCCATGCAGCCCAACACCCGCCTGGTCTGGGCTGAAACCATCGGCAACCCCGCCGGGGACGTGCCCGACCTCGCCGCGCTGGCCGACATCGCCCATGCCCACGGCGCTCTGCTGGGCATCGACAACACCTGGGGCGGCGTGGGCTACCTGTGTCGCCCGCTGGACTTCGGCGCGGACATCGTGGCCCACTCGCTGACCAAGTGGGCGGGCGGCCACGGCAGCGTGATGGGCGGCAGCGTGACGGTCGGCACCCGGCACGACCTCAGCCGCAATCCCATCTACACCGACGGCGGCGAGAACAGCGTCCTGAACGTGCGCGGCGAGCAGGCTCTCGCCTGGCGGCAGCGCTGGCTGGGCGCGCACCAGATGGGCATGACGCTGGCCCCGCAAAACGCCTTCCTGCTCGCGCAGGGGCTGGAAACGCTCGCCTTGCGGCTGGCGCGGGAGAGCGAGACGGCGCTGGCGCTGTCGCAGTGGCTGGAGGCTCAGCCGCGGGTGGGGCGCGTCTCCTATCCCGGCCTTCCCGGCAGCGCGCACCATGCCATGGCGCGGAAGTACCTGCACGGCGGCTTCGGGGCGGTCCTCACCTTCGAGGTGCCGGACCCCGCCGCCTTCCTGTCCCGCCTGCGGGTGCTGCGTATCGCGCCCAACCTGGGGGACACGCGCACGCTGGTCGTTCACCCCTGGACCACCACGCATGGCCGTCTGCCCGAGGCGGCCCGCCGCGCCGCCGGGGTCACGCCCCAGAGCATCCGCATGAGCGTGGGGCTGGAGAGCCTGGAAGACTTGCAGGCGGATTTGGCTCAGGCTCTGGAGGAGTGAATCTTTTGGGGGCAGGGCATCTTGCTGCGAGTGGCCTCCGCCCCCCCTGCCCCCCTACCCCCACCGGGGGCAGGGGGGAGCGGCGCTGCGCTGGGCAAAGGGTGTCCCGCCCAGTGGCGAACATGCTTTGAGCGTTGACGGTTCCTGCCTGGAACTTGTTGCGATTCACCTGGCGGCTGCGGGCCTGACGGCCCGAAAGCTCCTCTGCTGTGCCAGCCCACTCGCAAGGCGGGAACGCGGCAACCTGCTCCAAAGTTTGAAAAGACAGGGAGGCAGGAGCTTTGGCTTCAAGGAGATGCTCACGTGGCTGGCTGGGCTTTTTGCTCCTCCCCCTTGAGGGGGGAGGCCGGGTGGGGGTGAGCGAGCCTGGCGTTCCAGGGCCACTTCTCCTCTATTCCCGCCAAGTCTCGCGCCCGTCCTGAGCTTGGGCTTCTCGCGACCTTACGCAAGCCCAGGCTGTACTCCCCTCATGTCCTTACCCCTCCCGCTCCCCCCGCGCCACAATCACCGGCACGGGCACCGTCAGCGGCCAGTTCGGGACAGCAGCCCGCAGCCTTGCCAGGTGTGCCGACCGGACCTGTCCCACCACCTCCGGCGCGAATCCGGCCAGGGGCACGCCTTCCAGCCCGGCAGTGATGTCGGCCCAGCGCGCTTCGGGTGAGGGCAGGGTGTAGGGGAGGACAGTCAGGTCGGCGGTCACCCCCCTGAACCCGGCCCCGGTCAGCAGGTCTGCCGCCGCTTCCGGCGTGGGCACGCGGCCCAGCGGTGGCGACCCCGGCTTGGTCCCCAGCGCCGCAAGGTCCTCGCGCCACCATCCCGGCAACTCGCCCAGCAGGCCCCGCCCGAACACCGAGAACACCAGTTGCCCGCCCGGACGCAGCACCCGCCGCCACTCGCACAGCGCCGCCGTCATGTCCGGCATGAAGAACAGGCCCGCCGCGCACACCACCACGTCAAAGCCCCCGTCGGGAAAGGGCAGGGCGGAGGCGTCCCCCACCTCGAAGCTCACCTGGGGGACGCCCGCCGCTTTAGCCCGCGCCGCCGCCACCATCCCCGGCGCGAGGTCCACGCCCACCACCCGCCCCGCCGTGCCCACCGCTTCCGCCAGGGCCAGCGCCACGACGCCCGTGCCGGTGGCGATGTCCAGCACCGCGTCTCCGGGCCGGACAGCCACCCGGCTCAGCAGGTGCCGCGCGGCGAGCGCGAGGAAGCCTACCTCGTCATACGAGTCGGCTACCGCGTCGAAGAGGCGGGCGTTCTGGCGGGTGTGGTCGGTGGGGGTCATGGGGTTAAGCCCGCCCCCTCACGTCTTCCAGCGTGTCACGCGCCAGCAGTTCGCCGTCTCGGAACACGGTGCGCATCAGGCTTCCCGGAAAGTCGGTGTCGAAGGTGCGGTACTGGCGCGTCACCATGCGGCCGTCCTCCAGCACCAGGTCCAGCACGCCGTCCTTGCTGCGCTTGCCGGGGTCGGTCACCGGGTCCTTGTAGATGCCTCGGTATTCGCCGTCAATCACACCCGCGCTGGCCTTGTAGGCGAACTTCTGCGTGTCGCGGTCCACCTTTTGCAGCAGCGCGCCGCCCATCCCGAAGGCCACGTTCTCGGCCGAGAAGCCGTCGATGGTCAGGTTCTGGAGAATCTGGCGGATGGTCCCCTCGTCGATGCCGTCGCCCTGAATCACGCGGACGTTGTTCAGCACCTTGAAGCCCTTGCTGTTGGTGGTCGTGCCGAACTTGGCGGCCAGGGCATTCACCGCCAGACGCACCATCGCGGGCGGGTCGCCGCTGTCGGGGCGCACGACCAGGGTGCCGCCGCTCTCCACAATCTGCGGGCGCAGCGTCTCGCCCCAGTGCACGTTGATGGCGTGCTTGAGGTCGTAGCTGTCGCTGACCACCGCGTACACGCCGCCCGGCTTGCCGAAGGTGGTCACCATGTTACGGTAGGCGTCCACCTCGTGCTCCTTGCCCCAGCTCGTGACGGTGCTGTGTTCGGCGGCGGGAATCGAAAAGCCCGCGATGTCGGCCCCGTAGTGGTTGCGGCCCACGCGCAGGGCTTCCAGCGTGTCGGTGCCCTGAAAGTTCACCAGATGCGCCAGCCCGCCGATGCCCGCGCTCTCGCGGCTGCTCACGCCCCGCGAGCCGAAGTCGTGCAGCTTGAAGGGCAGCTCCTCGGCGGCGCGGTCGCTGGTCTTTTCGAGTTCGGCGCGGATGATTTCGCGGATGAAATAGCTCTGGGTGCAGACGGTGGTCGGGTACCACACCCGCATCAGCATCGTCTCGAACCAGCCCACCAGCCAGGGCAGTTCGGGGTCGGTGTTGGTCACGCTCATCAGCACGTTGTGCAGGGGCACCAGCGTCCCCTCCGGCACCGCGCGCACCTCCAGCGGCAGGCGGCCCCCATGCACGTCCACCACCCGCAGCCAGCCCTCGTAGGGAAAGGGTTCGCCGTGCGCCTCGATGAGCGCCCGCGCCTCCTCCACGTTTTCCCGCGTCACCCGCCGCGTCAGGTAGCGGTCGAGGATGTACTGCAACCCGAAAAAGCGCGTGGCCGGGTAGCGCCCGCCGCGCGATTCCAGGTAGCTGAAGAGGCGCGTGGTGCCACGCGGATACTGGAGAAAGTGGCTGCTCTTGTAGGAGTCGGTGTCGAGAATCAGGTTGCGGTCGTCGAGAGGGGGAAGGCTCATAGGGTGTCTCCTGGGGGCGGCGAATGGCCGTCCTGCTGTGGCTCATAATTGCTCTTTTACTTTATGAGTAAAGTGAGTCCTAGCCCCGCATCAGGAAGTGCTCGATGATGGCGTGATGGTCCTCGAAGAACAGTTCCGGCTGTGCGAGGGCCTCGGAAAGCGGCATCCAGAGGGCTTCGGCGGCGTCGGCCGCGGCCCTCAGCACCGGCAGTTGCCCTATCCCCAGGTCGAAGTGAAAGGCGTGGGTGACGGTGCGTCCGCGTTGGCTGCGGTCCGGGTAGTCGAAGACAGCCTCGGCGCGGACCCGGTCACGCAGGTGCACGGCCTCGCTCAGCCCGGTTTCCTCGGCGGCGCGGCGAACGGCGCACTCCAGCAGCGTCTCGTCGGGTTGCAGGAAGCCGCCGGGCATGGCAAGCCGCCCGCGCCCCGGCAGCCCCGCCCGGCGCACCACCAGCACGTGCCCGCTGCGCGTGACCACCGCGTCCGCCGTCACGAACACGGGCGGAAAGGGGGCCTGCGCCCAGGCCGCGCGGTACTCGCGCAGGTAGTCATATTCCGCGCGCAGCTCGGCGTATTCGGGCGTCTGCCGGAAGGTGTTCAGAAAGGCGTGGACGGCGGGGGGTACCATGCCCCGCACGTCCTCCAGCCGGTCCTCGAAATAGGCCTTTCGAACGTCGGTCGCGCTCAGCGGGCTGATGACGTGCGTCGGGATGAACTCCCAGGCGGGAAAGGAGCGCAGGTAGTAGCTGCTCTCGTCCTTGATGTGTCCGATCAGGGCCACGTCCGTGCTGCCGCGCGTATGTTCCGCCACGCCGCGCTGCACCTCGGAGAGCCACAGCCCCTCGTTGTAGAAGTAGTCGCGCACATGCACAAAGAGAAGGCGGCTGCGCGCCAAGCCCGCCTCCCGCAGCATTGCCGTGATGACCTCCTGCCGTTCCTCGGCGGTGAAGGGGTTCTTGGTGTTGCGCGCGGCGCGGGCCGAGCCGATCACCACGATTAGCTTCTGCACGCTCTCCAGCGCCTCCAGCATCACCAGCAGGTGCGCCTGGTGCGGCGGCTCGAAGCGCCCGATATACACGCCGAAGGTGCGCCTGCGGGTGCGGGGTAGGGGAGAGGTCAGGGCCGGGTCACGCGGGGCGGTCATTCCTCACGGTGACTGCCTAATAAGATGTGAAGGGTGAGGAGTGTGGCACTTCTTCTGTCGTGTGTGCAGATGGAGGGACTTTCCAGGGACCAGGCAGCGAGAATTTTGCTGGCTGACCGGTCATGTGATGCGGGAAAAAGCTTCCCTTATATTGTTCACATGCGCGCTGCCGCGACGCCCCCCCTCGCTTCCGGGCTTCTGACGGATGTGGGGCGTCAGCGCCGCGTGAATCAGGATGCGGCGCTGGCGCTGGACCTGCCGCGGGGCGGGCTGTACGCGGTGGCCGACGGGATGGGGGGGCACGCCGCCGGGGAACTCGCGGCGAATCTGGCGCTCGATACCCTCAGTCAGCATTACCTCGACGGACGGGCCGCGCCGCCCGAGCGCCTGGCGGAAGCGGTGCAGGCGGCCAATCTGGCGGTGTTGCGCCACGCGGTGGGGGAGTACGTGGGGATGGGCACCACCCTGCTGGCCCTGATCGTGGACCGGGGCGCGGCCATCGTCGCGCACGTGGGGGACTCGCGGGCGTACCTGTTGCGGGAGGGCGAGCTGCACCGGCTGACCGACGACCATTCCTGGGTGGCCGAGCAGGTGCGGCTGGGCCACCTCACCGAGGAGGAGGCGCGGCATCACCAGTGGCGCAGCGTGGTGAGCAATGCCCTGGGCGGCGAGGAACGGGTGCGGCTGGAACTGTTCGGCCTGCCGCTGCGCGCGGGGGACCGGCTGCTGCTGTGCAGTGACGGGCTGAGCGGCGTGGTGGCTGACTGCAAGCTGCTGAAGCTGCTGCTGCGGCGCGAAACACCCGACCAGGTGGCACGCGCCCTGGTCAACGCGGCCAACGACGCGGGCGGCCCCGACAACATCACGGCCGTGATCGTGGACGTGCTGCAAGACCAGCGCCTGCCCCACTACGCCCTCCCGGTGCGCCAGGGCCAGGGGCCGATGTACGTGGACGCCCTGCTCAGCGCCCAGCGCGGCAGCAGCCCGCTGACCTACGTGCTGCTGATCCTGGCCTACTTCACCCTGCTCGGCGTGATGCTGATGCCCGAATACCGCACCGTCATCGGGCTGCTCGGCGCGGTGCTGCTGCTGGGCGTGGTCGCCGCGCAGCGGGTCACGCGCGCCCGCCTGGGCCGCTCGCCCCGGCGACCCACGCCCATTCTCGCCGCCTCTGCCGGACGGGAGCCGCGCGACAGCCACAAGTCCTCCTGAGGAGGCGGGGCCAGTTCCCGTATCCCGGGTCCCTGTGCCTGAATCCCCGTGCCCGGCTACAGTGGGGCCATGAAAGACATCGTGGAAACGCCCGCCGCCCCCGCCGCCATCGGTCCCTACAGCCAGGCCGCCGTCTTCGGCAATCTGGTCGTCACCAGCGGCCAGATTCCGCTGCGGCCCGACGGCACCCTGGTGGAGGGCGGCATCGAGGCGCAGACCCGGCAGGTCCTCGAAAATCTGGTGGCCGTGCTGGAGGCCGCCGGGACGGGCCTGGACCGCGTCGTCAAGACCACCGTCTTCCTGGCCGACATGAACGAGTTCGCGGCGATGAACGCCATCTACGCCGACTACTTCCAGGCCCCCTACCCCGCCCGCAGCACCGTGCAGGTCGCCCGCCTCCCGCGCGACGTGCGAGTGGAGATCGAGGTGCTGGCCGAACGGCATTAGGGTGGGGCGCAGAAAGGTTGTCGCCTTCTGGCAACCTTTCCGAGCGAAGCGAGAAGGGCAAAAAGGGCGGCGCGCAGTGGAGTGGACGCCTGAGACTGATTCCGATTGAAGGGTGTTGAAAACACCCGGAAATCCGACCAGAGGGAGAAGGAACAAGGGCGGATTTCGGGAGATGGATGAACAGGCGGTGCCCTCCCGACTGTTCAGGAATTGGACGGAATCCGTATGAGACATGCGGCAACGCAACGGAGTGCCGCCCTGGCCTCCTGCGGGAGGGCGAAACCGTCTGACCGTCCGACCTTGAGACGCCCCCGCCCTCCCGTTCGTGACCCTGCTCTCGACGCTTCCCCGGCAGACATGACATCCT
This is a stretch of genomic DNA from Deinococcus carri. It encodes these proteins:
- a CDS encoding nicotinate phosphoribosyltransferase, which translates into the protein MSLPPLDDRNLILDTDSYKSSHFLQYPRGTTRLFSYLESRGGRYPATRFFGLQYILDRYLTRRVTRENVEEARALIEAHGEPFPYEGWLRVVDVHGGRLPLEVRAVPEGTLVPLHNVLMSVTNTDPELPWLVGWFETMLMRVWYPTTVCTQSYFIREIIRAELEKTSDRAAEELPFKLHDFGSRGVSSRESAGIGGLAHLVNFQGTDTLEALRVGRNHYGADIAGFSIPAAEHSTVTSWGKEHEVDAYRNMVTTFGKPGGVYAVVSDSYDLKHAINVHWGETLRPQIVESGGTLVVRPDSGDPPAMVRLAVNALAAKFGTTTNSKGFKVLNNVRVIQGDGIDEGTIRQILQNLTIDGFSAENVAFGMGGALLQKVDRDTQKFAYKASAGVIDGEYRGIYKDPVTDPGKRSKDGVLDLVLEDGRMVTRQYRTFDTDFPGSLMRTVFRDGELLARDTLEDVRGRA
- a CDS encoding PP2C family serine/threonine-protein phosphatase encodes the protein MRAAATPPLASGLLTDVGRQRRVNQDAALALDLPRGGLYAVADGMGGHAAGELAANLALDTLSQHYLDGRAAPPERLAEAVQAANLAVLRHAVGEYVGMGTTLLALIVDRGAAIVAHVGDSRAYLLREGELHRLTDDHSWVAEQVRLGHLTEEEARHHQWRSVVSNALGGEERVRLELFGLPLRAGDRLLLCSDGLSGVVADCKLLKLLLRRETPDQVARALVNAANDAGGPDNITAVIVDVLQDQRLPHYALPVRQGQGPMYVDALLSAQRGSSPLTYVLLILAYFTLLGVMLMPEYRTVIGLLGAVLLLGVVAAQRVTRARLGRSPRRPTPILAASAGREPRDSHKSS
- a CDS encoding class I SAM-dependent methyltransferase — translated: MTPTDHTRQNARLFDAVADSYDEVGFLALAARHLLSRVAVRPGDAVLDIATGTGVVALALAEAVGTAGRVVGVDLAPGMVAAARAKAAGVPQVSFEVGDASALPFPDGGFDVVVCAAGLFFMPDMTAALCEWRRVLRPGGQLVFSVFGRGLLGELPGWWREDLAALGTKPGSPPLGRVPTPEAAADLLTGAGFRGVTADLTVLPYTLPSPEARWADITAGLEGVPLAGFAPEVVGQVRSAHLARLRAAVPNWPLTVPVPVIVARGEREG
- a CDS encoding aminotransferase class I/II-fold pyridoxal phosphate-dependent enzyme, which produces MTDTRATDPAWTDTDWSFETTAVQTGIPRGLGETVGIPVHQAAAFQFSTLEEAQSEFQQNSGLSYARLQNPTVRALEERLTALEGGAATVALASGQAATLTAILSVCRAGDHVVSTASVFGGTAGLLNNILPLMGISATLTSNTPEAIQAAMQPNTRLVWAETIGNPAGDVPDLAALADIAHAHGALLGIDNTWGGVGYLCRPLDFGADIVAHSLTKWAGGHGSVMGGSVTVGTRHDLSRNPIYTDGGENSVLNVRGEQALAWRQRWLGAHQMGMTLAPQNAFLLAQGLETLALRLARESETALALSQWLEAQPRVGRVSYPGLPGSAHHAMARKYLHGGFGAVLTFEVPDPAAFLSRLRVLRIAPNLGDTRTLVVHPWTTTHGRLPEAARRAAGVTPQSIRMSVGLESLEDLQADLAQALEE
- a CDS encoding NUDIX domain-containing protein, translated to MSYLSELRALWGSAPLVSVGVSVLIQDEQGRVLLQQRGDDGLWGVLGGGLEPGETFLEAAHRELREETGLTCPNIAPLPLEEGLVSGPEFYHRYPNGHEIYLVGLRTHGTLPAAALAGAQPDDSGETLALAWFALDDLPPLNSNINRVSMNVLRARVGLPPLPLLPVPDAPPVGNHLLALRRRVGPRPLFAPGANVLVTDEAGQLLLLRHGGAGGWTLPGGSLEPGESLAECARRELFEETGLEADHLEPLRLYAGAKYRFTYPHGDVIDNVSVLYRAHGVTGRLTLPPDEIHGAAWFAPGNLPPEADLSGPLLQAMVAQWRDGEGRSVAAPASS
- a CDS encoding bifunctional nicotinamide-nucleotide adenylyltransferase/Nudix hydroxylase: MTAPRDPALTSPLPRTRRRTFGVYIGRFEPPHQAHLLVMLEALESVQKLIVVIGSARAARNTKNPFTAEERQEVITAMLREAGLARSRLLFVHVRDYFYNEGLWLSEVQRGVAEHTRGSTDVALIGHIKDESSYYLRSFPAWEFIPTHVISPLSATDVRKAYFEDRLEDVRGMVPPAVHAFLNTFRQTPEYAELRAEYDYLREYRAAWAQAPFPPVFVTADAVVTRSGHVLVVRRAGLPGRGRLAMPGGFLQPDETLLECAVRRAAEETGLSEAVHLRDRVRAEAVFDYPDRSQRGRTVTHAFHFDLGIGQLPVLRAAADAAEALWMPLSEALAQPELFFEDHHAIIEHFLMRG
- a CDS encoding RidA family protein, which codes for MKDIVETPAAPAAIGPYSQAAVFGNLVVTSGQIPLRPDGTLVEGGIEAQTRQVLENLVAVLEAAGTGLDRVVKTTVFLADMNEFAAMNAIYADYFQAPYPARSTVQVARLPRDVRVEIEVLAERH